The Petrotoga sibirica DSM 13575 nucleotide sequence CCACCCATAAGGAAAAGAAAATAATCCTTTTGCCTTCCTTGCCACCCGTTAATTATCGGAAAAGTATGCTGATAGATAAATTTTTTCTTATTCTGACTATGGCTTCTCCCAAAAGTTCAGAGGATTTAAGTTCCACAAATTTGTCAGGCAATTCTTTATGATATATTGTATCTGTAACAATTATTTTATCAATACTTGAATTTTGCAATTTTTCAACGGCATTGAGTGAGAATATTCCATGTGTAGCAGCAGCAATAATCTTTTTAGCACCTTTATTATGTAAAGTGTCACCAGCAGCTACAAGAGATCCACCAGTATCTATTATATCATCAAAAATTATACAATTGGATCCTTCTACTTCTCCTATTACGTTGATAACTTCTGCAACGTTATCTTTAGGTCTCCTTTTGTCTAGAATGGCTAAAGAACAACCTAATTTTTGTGCAAACTTTCTAGCTCTTTTTACCCCACCGACATCTGGGGAAACTACCACGGTGTCATTTTGCGTCAATTTCATTTCTTCTAAAAAATATCTTGAGAAAATAGGAAAGCTCCAAAGATTATCGACCGGTATATCAAAGAACCCTTGGATTTGCTCGGCATGAAGATCTATTGTGACTACCCTTGTTGCTCCAGCGGTTGTGATTAAGTTAGCAACGAGCTTTGCAGTGATGGGATCCCTACCCCTTGCTTTTCTATCTTGTCGAGCATACCCAAAGTATGGAATTATAACAGATATAGATGCAGCAGACGCCCTTCTTAAGGCATCTATCATTATCAATAATTCCATAATATTATTATTAACGGGGGGAGCAATGGATTGAATTATATATGCATCGAATCCTCTGACTGTTTCGTTAATTTTTACATTTACTTCACCATCTGCAAAAGTTGATACTTCACAGTCCCCCAACCTTGTACCCATGTATTCTACAATTTTTTTCGCCAAAGGAAGGTTAGAATTTCCTGCAAACACCTTGAATTGATTCTCGTTAGTTGGCATCTTTATACTCCCTTCTCAACATTTTCTGAATTCCTTTTTAACACCCAATTTTCTTTGTTTATTTGATGTGCTCTTGCTAAGGCTAAAGCATTGTCTGGCACGTCTTTTGTTATTACAGACCCCGCTCCAATAAGAGAATTTTTACCAACATTAACAGGCGCAACTAAAGAGGTGTTACTTCCAATGAAGGCTCCATCATCTATAAAGGTCTTGTTCTTCTTCTTACCATCATAATTACATGTTATGGTTCCTGCACCAACGTTCACATCTTTTCCAACATAAGTGTCACCCAAATAAGTTAAATGCTGTGCTTTGCTGTTACAGGATATTTTCGTTTTCTTAGTTTCAACGAAATTACCAATTTTAACGTTTTCTTGTAATTCTGTTCCTTCTCTCAGCCTTGAAAAAGGACCTATTGAAACATTTTTTTGTATTTTACTTAATTCGCATTCTGAGCGAATTATTTTCACGTTATCTTCTATAATGCAATCCTTGATCCTTGTTAATGGGCCTATTTCACAATCTTCGCCAATAGTCGTTTTTCCATATATAAATGTTTGAGGATAAATTATTGTATCAGGCCCAATGCTTACATCAACAGAAATATATGTGGAATCTGGATCCTGTATTGTAACTCCATTTAACATGTGTTTCTTTAAAATTTCATATCTTATCTTTTTTTCGGCTTCTGCTAACTGTATCCTATCGTTTACGCCTATAACTTCTATTTCATTTTCTAATTCTACCACACCAACTTTTTCCAAATACTCAAAAACTTCGGTCAAATAATATTCTCCTTGGGCATTTTGGGGAGTTATATGGTGCAAAGCTTCTTTTAGTTGGTTTCCTTTATAAACTGCAATCCCTGTATAAACTTCTTTTATTTGCTTTTCAGAAGTATCAGCATCTTTTTCCTCAACAATTTTAACAAATTTATCTTCGTTCTTTATTATGCGTCCATACCCAGTTGGATCCTCTAATCTTACCGAGAGTATGGTCGAACTGTTATTATCTTTTAAATGTCTTTCAATAAGAGAATTTAAAGTATTGTAAGAGATAAAAGGCACATCTCCGTAAAGTATCAAGATATCGCTACTATCAAGAAATTTTTCTGCACAGAGCACAGCGTGACCAGTTCCTAATCTTTCTTTTTGCTCAAAAATTTTAACATCATCATCTAACAAGTCTTTTACTTGATCTTTGCCGTTTCCTAGAACTATCCCGATGTCGTTGCTTATTTTTTTTGCGACATCTATAACCCAATTTATCATTGGCTTATCTATAATTTTATGTGCAACTTTTGGGATCTTTGATTTCATTCGCTTTCCTTGCCCAGCGGCAAGTATTAATACTTTTATATCTACCTCCTCCTTTCATACATGGACGTTAAGGGAATTACCCTTTAAGATCCCCAAACACATTTGCATGGTACATCGTTTGCTACGCAAACGAGATTTTGGAAGACATTTCTAAAGCAACACATCATTTGCAAAGCAAATGATGGTTCGGATATTACTTCAAAAGCAACATGAAAAAACTTTTTGCACAAGGCTGCAACATGATACGTCATTTGCTTCGCAAATGAGAATTAGGATGTTACTTCTAAAACATTGTGAAAATGCCTTTTTGCATAAAACGTCAAAAAATAATTACAGCCTTGTAAGACATTCTTTAATGATCTCTTCTGTTTTCAGATCTTCTAAATCAAGTTGACCTATGACTTTCATAATTTCATATCTTTGAAATCCTAGTGTTTCTAACGCCTCTATAGCTTCTTTTAGATTATTATTTCCATACGATTGAATATCTGCCCCAGTTGAATAGGCACTGAAAGAGTTGGAAAGTTCAGATATTAGTCTTTCTGCTGTTTTCTTACCTATGCCGGGCAGGTTTGAAAGAAGCATTGTGTCTTGGGTGTTTATCATCTGTATAAATTCTTCGGCATTAGTTTTTCTAAGGATTTTTGATGCAATTCTTGGCCCGATCTTTGAAACTTTTTTTAAACTTTCGAACACATCTCTTTCTATTTTATCTTTAAAAATATAAAGTGATGTGTTCCATTCGTTTATTTCAAGAGATGCAAAAAAATCGTATTGGTCACCTTTTTTTAAG carries:
- a CDS encoding ribose-phosphate pyrophosphokinase, producing the protein MPTNENQFKVFAGNSNLPLAKKIVEYMGTRLGDCEVSTFADGEVNVKINETVRGFDAYIIQSIAPPVNNNIMELLIMIDALRRASAASISVIIPYFGYARQDRKARGRDPITAKLVANLITTAGATRVVTIDLHAEQIQGFFDIPVDNLWSFPIFSRYFLEEMKLTQNDTVVVSPDVGGVKRARKFAQKLGCSLAILDKRRPKDNVAEVINVIGEVEGSNCIIFDDIIDTGGSLVAAGDTLHNKGAKKIIAAATHGIFSLNAVEKLQNSSIDKIIVTDTIYHKELPDKFVELKSSELLGEAIVRIRKNLSISILFR
- the glmU gene encoding bifunctional UDP-N-acetylglucosamine diphosphorylase/glucosamine-1-phosphate N-acetyltransferase GlmU; translated protein: MKVLILAAGQGKRMKSKIPKVAHKIIDKPMINWVIDVAKKISNDIGIVLGNGKDQVKDLLDDDVKIFEQKERLGTGHAVLCAEKFLDSSDILILYGDVPFISYNTLNSLIERHLKDNNSSTILSVRLEDPTGYGRIIKNEDKFVKIVEEKDADTSEKQIKEVYTGIAVYKGNQLKEALHHITPQNAQGEYYLTEVFEYLEKVGVVELENEIEVIGVNDRIQLAEAEKKIRYEILKKHMLNGVTIQDPDSTYISVDVSIGPDTIIYPQTFIYGKTTIGEDCEIGPLTRIKDCIIEDNVKIIRSECELSKIQKNVSIGPFSRLREGTELQENVKIGNFVETKKTKISCNSKAQHLTYLGDTYVGKDVNVGAGTITCNYDGKKKNKTFIDDGAFIGSNTSLVAPVNVGKNSLIGAGSVITKDVPDNALALARAHQINKENWVLKRNSENVEKGV
- the ruvA gene encoding Holliday junction branch migration protein RuvA, with protein sequence MIRKINATIEDFEEDKVLIKIGALTLEAYPSFNVIRYLKKGDQYDFFASLEINEWNTSLYIFKDKIERDVFESLKKVSKIGPRIASKILRKTNAEEFIQMINTQDTMLLSNLPGIGKKTAERLISELSNSFSAYSTGADIQSYGNNNLKEAIEALETLGFQRYEIMKVIGQLDLEDLKTEEIIKECLTRL